AAATGTTGCTCCTAAAAATCTTAAAAAAGAAATTTCAAATATTTCTGATAAAAAAGGATTTTGGAGCGGAAATAAAATTAACAAATTTTCTCCTGCAGCAAAACCCAACGCTGCAATTATCATATAAATCATTGCATCAACTGGTTCATCAAATTCAGGATTGTTCAAAACCTTTTGTTTTATTACTAAATATTTTAAAACTTCTTCTATTAAGGCAACTCCTAAAAAGATATTTAAAATAAATGCAGTTAAAGTTGGTAAGTTTAATATTTTAACTACTTCAAAAAATAGTGTTTCAAATAAAATTGCAGGAATTGTAATAATAGCTCCATAGAAGAAGATTTTTAAAATCATTTTTTTTGGTTCAGGGTGAGAATCTTTTCTTAAATAAAATAAAAGCCAGATTATGCTGGGCAGTATTCCAAAGAAAATATATAAAGGATAATTTAAAAAATCATTCATAACTTAGATAAATTAATTATACAATGGAAAAAATAAATAACCAATTTTTAGGCTTCCCCCCTTTCTTTTTCAGTTACCCAAAAGCCCAGATATTTTTTAAACATTAATCTGGTTTGGGCGTCAAGTGAAGGAATACCTCCGAAAAAAATCAAAGTTAAAGGCAAAAACAACCATTGAAGCAGTATTGAAAGATTTTTGAACTTACTGGTCCCTTTTGGTCTTTTAGGAAGAATCAAAAGACTGATTATTGAAGATACAATCATTCCAATCATAGATATTCTCATTAAGTTGGTTGTAAATCTAGGCAGATTATATGACAACATTGTTACATTGAATTTTTCACCTCCAAGCATTAAAGGAAGCCAACCCAGAAAAAAGATTAAAAAAGAAGCAGTTGTCCATGACCAAAATCCGTCTAAAACATTAAATGAATATGAGATTTTTTTTGAAAGGGCTATTTTTTTGTTTTTTAAAAATCCATAGATCATGAATGGAATGTCATTACAGCCCCAGGCCCATCTTCTTTGTTGCTTGTATTGATTAATAATTGTTTTAAATAAATTCTTGGCCAATACTGCATCCATGGAAACAGGATAATACAAAGGAATTACCCTGTAATCGCCATCATAGAAAAGATAGGATTTCCAAAAAATCCTTGAATCATCAGAAACAACATTTTTTGGATAACCCACTTCTTCCAAAACTTTAAATGGCGTTGAATGGGATGAGTAGGTAACAAGTATTTCTGGTCTTTCCTGCTGCATCATCTGCCAGAAAGTGCCTGAAGTAGCAATAACCCGGGAAAATGCCGGTGCTTTCCAGATATTATTATTGTAAACCGGAATAGGTTGGTAAGAACAACGTTGTGGATTTTCAACTGTTAAAAAATGATATGTTAGACATGAAAAGTATTGGGGATATGGTTTTGTATCAATATCAAAAGTTGAGACAATAATATTATCTTTGTCCATATCAAGAGGTTCAATTATTTCTTGTTTTGCTTTTTTAATTGCCCAAGTTGTGTTTGATCCTTTGCCAGCTACTTCAGATTCTAAATTTTGGGGATGAGTTGTAACTAAAAATTTAAAGAATTTTGAAGAAAATTTTTCTTTCATTTGGCTTGCTATAATTTGCGCCTCTTTTCCCGCTCTTTCCTCTACTGACAATACAATCATTATTTTTTCTTTTGGATAATCTGAATCTAACATTGCTTGGCAGGAACTTTCAATAATCTCTTTATTCTCTTTATAAAATGGAAGAATTATTAAATGGTAAATTTGGTCCCAGCCATTAATTTGAGAAACTTTTTTAAACCAGTCAATTCCAAGATTTTTTTTCATTTTATTGAAACTTGCTATCTGGTGAAATGATAAATAACCTATTTTCAAAAGCCAGTAAAAATCAAAAAGGATTATAAAGATTGCTACTATTATTGGTGATAGCCATGAAAAGAAAAAAGAGCCTAGTAAGGTTAACCAGGACAAAAGTCCAGGAAGGATTTCCAAAAATCTATATATAACTCTTTGTTTGGGATTTTCTAAATCTTCGGCTTTAGAAAGAGATAAATAGTTTTTGTTCATGTTCGTTGGATCAATCCGTCAATCCAGCCTCTTATTTGGAAGAATTTACGTCTATTATAAACTCGTATGCTAAGCACTCCATTAGGAAGAGAATTTTTTGAACGTTTTCCTTTACTTGCTTTACTTATTTGACGCGTGATACGGAAACGACTTGGAGAAATGTTTGTAGTTGTACTCCAAAAATTAAGAGTTGATTGTTCATTGATATTTGGGTGAATTCGAATAGATACTTTGATTTTCTCTTCAGGAGTTTCAAGAATTTCTTGTAGGAAACGAAGAAATAAAATAATCATATAAGGGTCAGAGTTTACGAAATCAACATAAGGGCTTTTACTTTTGAGTTGTTTTTTATATCCTTCTCCCCAATAGAGAGCAGTACCGATCAATAATAATTCATGTTTCGACAGTAAACGAATTTGATCTGCTGATTTTTTTCTAATTTGTTTATTTTCAAGTTGTACGATACGGTGTCGTTTTTTATTGTATGCTACCAATAAAGATTGACTGGCTTTGGTCTTTTTTTTAAGAATTCTTTGTATTTTTAAAGGTAGTTTTAAGTTTTTACACCATCTACTAACTGAACTTTTACATACACCTGTAATTTTTGAAATTTCTCTATAGCTTTCCCCTTTTAATCTTAAATCAATTACGTTTTGATGTTGTAGATGCATATAATTTTAATTAGTGACCCCAGCGGGAGTCGAACCCGCCTTGTTGGATTGAAAATCCAAAGTCCTGACCGATAGACGATGGGGCCTTAATTGTTGTTAATACTACTATATTCTATATCAAAATCTTAAAAAATCAACCCTTTTATTCTTAAAAAATAATGATAAAATAAGCAATATTATGATTATTTTAGCAATTGAGACATCTTGTGATGATACTTGTATTTCTGTAATCAGAATCAGTGGTAGAAAACAGCCAAAAATCAAAGTTTTATCAAATATTGTGTCTTCACAAGTTGAAATCCATAAAAAATATGGAGGCGTTTATCCATTACTAGCCAAAAGAGAGCATGAAAAAAATCTGCCTGTTGTTTTGGAAAAATCTTTAAAAGAGGCTAAAAATCCGAAAGTTGACGCAATAGCTGTAACAACTGGTCCAGGATTAGAGCCATGCCTTTGGTCAGGTGTTAATTTTGCCAAAAAAACAGCTAAAGATTTAAAAGTTCCTATCATTCCTGTTAATCATATTGAAGCTCATATTTATGCTAATTTTTTAAATTTAAACTCAGAAGATTTTAAAAAAATGTTTCCAGCCTTGGCGCTAATAGTTTCTGGTGGCCATACTCAAATTGTTTTAGTAAAAGGTTTTGGTAAGTATAAAATACTAGGTGAAACTAGAGATGATGCTGCTGGTGAGTGTTTTGATAAAGTGGCCAGAATGCTTGGCTTAGAATATCCAGGAGGACCGATAATTGAAAAAATTGCAAAAGAATACGATAAAAGAAAATCAAAAATTAAAGTTGATCTGCCCAGACCAATGATTTATCAAAAAAATTATGATTTCAGTTTTTCTGGTTTAAAAACAGCAGCTTTATATCATTTTAAAAACCAAAAGCCAAAAATCAAAAAATCAAAAGAATATATTAGAGCAATGGCTTATGAACTTCAAAGTGCTATTATTGATGTTTTAGTTTATAAGACCATTAAGGCTGCCAAAGAGTATAAAGTTAAAACGATAATCTTAGGAGGCGGGGTTTCTGCAAATAGTCAGTTGCGCAAGCAATTTAAAGCTGAAATAAAAAGAGAGTTAACAGGTGTTGGATATAAAATACCAGATAAAAAATATTCAACAGACAATGCTTTAATGATAGCAATAGTTTCTTATTATAGATGGCTGGGTTCTAAGACTAAAAGCTGGAAAAAAATCAGTGTTAATGCTAATTTGAGATTATGAAATCAAAACTAGCAAAAACATACGATCCTAAAAATGTTGAAGATAGAATTTATGAGTTTTGGATGAAAACTGGTTTTTTTAATCCTGATAAATTACCTGGAAAAAGAAAAAAACAATATTGTATTACTATTCCTCCGCCAAACGTAACAGGCAATCTCCATATGGGCCATGCTTTGCAATCCACTATTCAGGATATCTTGATCAGGTGGAAGCGGTTAAAAGGCTATAAGACTTTATGGCTTCCTGGAACAGACCATGCTGGCATAGGAACTGAAGCTAAGGTTAAAAAACAACTGATTAAGGAGGGTAAAACAAGAGAAGAATTGGGCAGAGAGAAGTTTATTGAACGTATTTGGCAGTGGAAAGAAAAATACGGAAACATTATTTTAAATCAATTTAAAAGGATGGGTTGTTCTTTGGATTGGTCAAGAATAAGATTTACAATGGATGAAGATTACTCTAAAGCAGTTAAAAAAACATTTTTACATTATCATAAAAAAGGATTAATTTATCAGGCAGAAAGACCTGTTAATTGGTGCATTAAATGTAAAACAAGTTTATCAGATCTTGAATTGGAACGTAAAGAAAAAGATTCAAAGCTTTGGTATATAAGATACCCGATTAAACAGGATAAAAAAATAAAAAGTGAAAAACAAGAATATATTACAGTTGCAACAACAAGGCCTGAAACAATGCTAGGTGATACTGCAGTAGCAGTAAATCCCAAAGACAAAAAATACAAAAAGTTTATTGGCAAATCAGTGATTTTGCCTTTTGTGCGCAGAGAAATTCCGATTATTGCTGACAGAATGGTTGATATTGAATTTGGCACAGGGGCAGTGAAAGTTACTCCAGCTCACGACCCAAAAGATTATATTATGGGAATTGCTCATAAATTAAGAATGATAAAAGTGATTAACGAAGAGAATAAAATGAGTGACAAAGCTCCTTTAAACTACATTGGTCTTAAGGTTTCAGAAGCAAGGGAAAAAATTATTAATGATTTAAATAAATTGGGCTTAATCGAAAAAATAGAAGATTATATCCATCAGGTTCCAAAATGTTATCGTTGTAATTCAATTATTGAAATTGTCCCTTCTAATCAATGGTTTATGAAAATGGATAAATTGGCGAAAATGGCTGAAAAAGAAGTTAAAAGTGGAAGAATCAAGTTTTATCCTAAAAGATTTGAAAAAACATATTTTGATTGGTTGTCCAATATACATGATTGGTGCATTTCAAGACAGATTTGGTGGGGGCATAAAGTTCCTATTAAAGGTTCAGATGACGTATTGGATACATGGTTTTCTTCAGCCTTATGGCCTTTTGCAGTACTTGGCTGGCCTAAAAAAACAAAAGATTTAAAAACATATTATCCGACAAATGTTTTAACAACCGCAAGAGACATTATCAATTTATGGGTGGCAAGAATGGTTTTTTCTGGAATGGAATTTATGAAGAAAAAGCCCTTTGATCGTGTATACGTTCATCCAACAATTTTAGCTAAAGATGGCAGAAGAATGTCCAAATCATTGGGAACAGGTATTGATCCTTTGGATTTGATTGATAAATATGGAGCTGATGCCACTAGATTTGGTTTGTCTTGGATTTTAACTGGAGCACAAGATGTTAGGTTTAATGAAGATACAATTATTATGGGCAAAAAGTTCTGCAATAAGATTTGGAATGCAACAAGATTTGTAATAATGCAGGTTGGAGATAAAGAGATACAAGTTCCGACCAAAGTTCAAATTTCAAAATTAAAACTTTCAAAGAATGAAAAAAAGATTTTAAGTTCAATTAAAAAAACAACTAAATCTATTGATAAATATTTAGATAAATTTGAGTTTGGTCAGGCATCACAAGCTTTGTATGATTTTTTCTGGCGTGAATTCTGTGATAAGTGCATTGAAGATTCTAAAAAAACATTAACTAAAGCAAAAACTGAAAAAGAAAAATTAAAAACAAAAAAAGTGTTGCTTTATGCTTTAATTTCTTCTTTGAAATTACTTCATCCATTTATTCCGTTTATTACTGAAGAAATTTACCAAAATCTTCCTATTAAAAAGAAAAAAGAGTCTCTAATGATAGAGGAGTGGCCAGTATAATGTGTGATTGTTTTAATCGAGCACAGGTTTGATAGGTTATTCGAGATGAATTGTTTTCCCAAATTGCTTAATCTTATCTGCCAAGAGCGGATTTTTTTTAAGAGTTGGGTCTTGTTTTAAAGTTTCTTTTGCCCAAAAGCGTGTTTTCTCAATTAATTCTACATCTTTTAAAGAAGCCATTATTAAATCAGGAATTCCCCATTGCCGAATACCAAACATGTCACCAGGTCCTCTTATAGCCAAATCTTTTTCTGCTAATTCAAAGCCATCATTTGATTTAAGTAGCGCTTGCAAGCGCCGGGTAGTTCCTATTTCTGAAGTGCTGGTAAATAGAAAACAATAGGATTGATCTTCCCCTCTTCCTGTCCTTCCTCTGAACTGGTGAAGCTGGGCTAAACCAAATCTTTCAGCTCCTTCAATAATCATTATTGTTGCATTTTCGATATCAATACCGACCTCTACTACTGAAGTTGAAACTAAAACATTGGTTTTTCCTGATTTAAAACCTTTCATTATTTGTTGTTTTTCTTTGCTTTTTAATTTTCCATGAAGCATTCGCACTTTTAGTTTAGGAAAGATTTTTTGTGATAATTTTTCATATTCTTCTTTTACAGCTGTTACTTCTGACCAATCACCACTTGTTTGTTTTGGTTCTATTCGCGGGCAAACCACAAAGACTTGTTTTCCTTTTTTAACTTCACTTTTAATGAATTCATAAACTTTTTGCCTGCCCTTTGGTTTGATTAGCTTTGTGATGATTTTTTTTCTTCCTTTTGGCAGTTCATCTAAAATTGACAAGTCTAAATCTCCATAAATTGTTAAAGTCAAAGTTCTTGGAATTGGAGTAGCTGTCATTGAAAGCAGGTGGGGGACAATGTTTTTTTGCTGACATAATTTAGCCCGTTGTTCAATTCCAAAACGGTGCTGTTCATCTAAAATTACTAAAGCTAAGTTTTTGAATTTTACATTTTCTTGAATTAAAGCATGCGTTCCAATTAGAATATCAATTTCTCCGCTTTTAATTTGTTCTATAAGCTTTTTCTTTGTTGTTTTTTTGTTAATTACCTTATAGCCAGTTCTAGTTAATAATCCGATTTTAAGATTAAATTTTTTCAAAGCATTTGAAATGTTTTTAAAATGCTGTTCAGCTAATATTTCTGTTGGAGCCATAAAAGCAGTTTGAAAACCAGCTTTAGCTGTGTTTAAAGCTGCAATGACAGCTACAACTGTTTTTCCAGAGCCAACATCTCCTTCTAATAATCTGTTCATTGGCCTTGGTTTTTCTAAGTCTTTTAAAATCTGCCAGCTCGATTTTCTTTGAGCAGTAGTAAGTTTAAATGGCAGACTCTTAACAAAGCTTTTAGTTGTTTCTAAATTAAATGGAATTTGTACGGCTTGTTTTTGTTTTAATTTTAATTTTTCCATTAAAACATTTAACTGAATGAAGAATATTTCCTGAAAAGAAAATCTTTTTCTTGATTGTTCAGCTAAAGCATTGGAATCTGGAAAATGAACCTGCCAAAGAGCTTTATTTAAAGGCAGTAATTGATTTTCATTCTGGATGAATTCAGGCAAAGGATCTTTGATTTTATTTTTAAAATTAGCTAAAAGCGGTCTTATAATATATCTTAGCCAGCGGGATGATAGCCCCTCTGTTTCTGGATAAACTGGGATTAATCCTCCTGTGTGAATTAGGTTTTTTTGTTCATCTTCAGATAATTTTTCATGAACTGGGCTCGATAAATAAACTCCGGGAAAATATTTTTTATTTAAAGCTATTTTTCCTGCTAAGCAAACTGAAGCACCAGGCTTTAAACTGTCAACTAAATAGGGTTGATTAAACCAGATTGCTTTTATTTCTCCAGAATCATCTTCAATTGTTGCTTTTGTTAAAACAAACCGCCTTTTTCTTGTGATAATATTTTGAATATCTGTTATTTTGCCTTGAATACAAACTTTTTCATCAGCTTTAACTTCGGCTATTGGTGTTAAATCAGAAAAATCCTCATAGCGATGAGGAAAATGAAATAATAAATCAGAAATAGTTTTAATTCCTAATTTGTTTAATTTTTTTTGATACTGAGGACCAACGTGTGGTATTTTCTCAATAGGAGTTGATAGATTCATAAAGAACTATAAATTAAAAATTGGCAAAGAGAAAGGTTTTTCTTTGTGTTTTAAATAAAGCTTAATGATTTCATAATGGTCAAAACCAAATTCTTCAGGCTTCGGCAAGTTGTTGAGATCAAACCAAACCACTTCACTTATCTCATTATCAGGTTCAGAGACTTTTTCTTTTGCTTCAATTAAATAAACAAAATCTACATTTTGTTTGTCTTCTCCTTTTCTGTCTGGATTACTATTAATTCTAAATAAAGAAACTATTTTTCCTTTATAACCAGTTTCTTCTTCAAATTCTCTCAAAGCACCCTGGCTTATGGTTTCATTTCTATCTAAATAGCCTCCTGGCAAGGCATATTTATTAGGATGAGCTGGTGTATCAGAAGCGCGTTTAACAAGAAGAATTTCATTGTTTTTAATAACAATATTATCTACAGTAATGTGTCTTAAAAATGCTTTATTGTTGTTTTCGAAAAAACAAGTAATCATATTTATTATTTTATATTAATGTGTCCCCAAGAGGAGTCGAACCTCTATCAATTGCTCCGCAAGCAATTACTTTATCCATTAAGCTATGGGGACTATATGATAAAAATATCATAAAATTAAGCTTAAATCAATTGACTTTATTAGTTCAGAGAATTAAAATGGAATAATGAGCGAATCTTTAAAAAGAAATAAGAATTTTGAAAAAAGGGTTATTTTTCTTCCTAGAAAACAACAGAAATTTTTGTTAAAAGCGTTAAATAATTTAGATGTTTCTTGGCTTGAGCTTGCTGAAAAAATTAAAGTGCATAAGAGAACATTAAATGACTGGAAAAGAGAAGAATATTCTATGCCCCTTGATGTAGTAAAGAGGATATCTAATATTGCAAAGATGACAATGCCAACTGATATAGAAATTAAAGATCCGTTTTGGTACGTTGATAAAGGCAGTAAAATAGGTGCTAACCTTGGCGCGATAGCCTGTATTCAAAAATACGGCTATGTAGGCGGAAACCCCGAATATCGAAAGAAAAAATGGTATGAGTGGTGGAAAAGAGAGGGAAAATATAAATATAATTTTTTGGGGGCGTATAAACCAGTTAACAAGCCTGATTTTTCTAGAGAGCTTGCAGAATTCGTAGGGATTGTTTTAGGCGATGGAGGAATTAGCAAAAGGCAAATTATAGTGACGTTAAATAGCGAAACCGATAAAGAATACGGCGATTTTGTATATAAATTAGCGAAAAAGTTATTTAAGATTCATGTTGGTATTTCTTATGATAGAAAATGCAGAGCAGTAAGATATATTCTTTCTAGAAGTAAATTAGTTAGATTTTGTGTTCAAAGGCTTGGATTAAAACAGGGAAGTAAAGTAAAACAACAAGTAGATGTTCCTGAGTGGATTAAAAAAAATAAACAATATAGTATTTCTTGTGCCAGAGGTTTGATTGATACTGATGGCAGTGTTTTTACTCATCGTTATAAAGTTGGTGGAAAATACTATAGTTATAAGAAACTTTGTTTTACAAATTATTCTAAGCCCCTTGTTCAATTTGTGTTTAACACTCTCAAGCAGAATGGGTTAAGAGCTAGAATATCTAGAGATATAGATGTGTGGCTTGATAGTAAAGAAAGCATGGAAAAATATCTCCAAATATTTAGTTTTCATAATGTAAAGCATTTGAAAAGGTACAAAAGTTAAGGTAGTATACATAAAATAAGGAGGAGTCGGATAATGGTCATTCCACCAGTTTGCTAAACTGTGCCGCTTAAACGCGGCTTGTGAGTTCGAATCTCACCTCCTCCGCCCACATTTATAGGACAGGCTTAGCCTATCCTAGTTATAGTATTTTGTATGAAATGGAAGGGTGCTCCGAATTGGTAAGGAACTGGTCTTGAAAATCAGCGCCCCGTAAGGGGCTTGTGGGTTCGAGTCCCACCCCTTCCGCTTTATTTTCTAAAATATGGATAAATTAGAGCAAATTAAACAATTTGCAGAAAAATATCTTCAAGAAGAAAAATGCTCAGCTCATAATATGGATCACGTTATGAGAGTTTATGCTAATGCTTTGAAGTTAGCTGAAAATGAAGATGTTGATTTAGAAGTTATAAAAATAGCTGTATTGTTACACGACATTGGGGGAATTAAGGAAAGAAAAGATAAGTCAGGAAACACTGACCATGCCATTGAAAGCGCAAAGCTTGCTGAGCCGTTTCTAAAAGAATTAGGATATTCAAAAGACAAAATTAACCATATTAAAGGTTGTATCATTTCTCATAGGTACAGGACTCAAAATAAACCAAAGACCTTAGAGGCTAAGATTGTTTTTGATGCAGATAAATTAGATACTGCTGGAGCAATTGGTATTGCTAGAGCTTTTGTGTGGGTTGGAAAAAATAATGCTCATATTTATAAGAAGGTAGATATTGAAGAATATGCTAAAGAAAACCTTGGAGGAAGATTAAATGGAAGAATTCAAGATAGAACGAAGCATAGTCCTCAGCTTAACTGGGAAACCAAAGACAAGCATATTGTAGATTATTTGTATACTAATAAAGCTAAAGAAATCGCTAAAAAAAGATTAGAATTTTCAAAAATATTCTTTAGTAAGCTAGAAAAAGAGATTCAGGGATTGGAATAATTAAGGTTGGGCTATCGCAATAACTGCTCCAATGATTTTCTTAGCGCCAGAGTTTTTTAAAATTCTGGCGCATTCTGTTACCGTTGAGCCAGTTATATAAATGTCATCAACAAGCAGAATATTTCTGTTTTGAATTTTTTCTTTATTAATACACTTAAAAGCATTTATGATGTTTTGTTTTCCTTTCTCTTTTGGAAGTTCCACCTGGAGTTTAGTTTGCTTATTTTTTATTAAAACATCATTGATTAATGGAATTTTAAAAAACTCTGATAAATATTTTGCTAATTCCTCTGCTTGATTAAATCCCCGCCATTTTAATCTTTTAATATATAAAGGGACAGGCACAATTAAAAAATTATTAAATTCATGATTGTTGAACTCTATTAATTGAAAGTGATTAATTATTAATTGTGAAAGATTTTGTGAAAGCTCTTTTACAAAGGGTTGGCATTTAAATTGGGTAATTAATCTTTTTATTAAAGGTTTTTCATAAGAAACTGCAAAGTATAAATCATCTAATTGCGGGTTTTTGAATTTTTGATGGGTATAAAATACTTCTAAAACACTTTCGCAATCTTGGCATAAGTAGGTTTGCTCTTTTTTACAGCCAAAACACGCTCTTGGAAACAATAAATCAAGAAAAAATCGTTTTAGTTTGTTATTCATTGTGGTATAATATCATACAATGCAGTTTTTAGGATTATTTCCAAAAAAGTTTTTGGGTATTGATATTGGTACTTCTGCAATTAAAATCGTAGAATTGTCGCGTTGGGCTGGAAGGAATAAATTAGAAAATTACGGTGAGATCTCAGCTTCAGTTTTATACAAAGAACCTTTTAGAACTTTTGAAAAAAGCACGCTTTCTCTTTTGAGCAAAGATATTTCAAGAGCAATAAGAGCTGTGTTAAAAGAAGCAGACATTAAAACCAAGCAGTCTGTTCTTGCAATTCCTGATTTTTCAACTTTCTTTACTTCTTTTGAGTTACCATCAATGAGCGAAGAAGAATTGTCTCAAGCAGTAAGATCTGAAGCCAGACGTTATGTTCCTCTTCCTTTAGAAGAAGTAACGCTTGATTGGCAGATACTTAATAAAGAAACAAGGAGAAAGGGTCAAAGATTTGAAATTTTACTTGTTACTGTTCCTAATGAAGTTATTAATCAGTACAAAGAGATTGCCAGTTACGCAGAATTAGAACTAATTGGATTAGAAGCAGAAGTTTTTGGCCTGATAAGGTCTTTGGTAAAAAAAGAGGATAAATCAACAATTTCTTTAATTGATATTGGAGCAAGAAGTACCACTTGTAGTATAATTGATAAAGGGGCTTTGAAAGTCTCTCACAGTTTTGATATTTCAGGAGATATTCTAACAGAAAGGATTTCAAAAGCACTTTCTATTGATTATAATAAAGCAAGAGAGTTTAAAAAAGAGTACGGTATTTCTTCTCTTATAAATAATTCAGAAAAAATAAGCATCAAAGAAGTTTTAACGCCTTTAATCGCACTGATAATTAGAGAGGTTGATAAAGTGTTTAAAGAGTTTTATTTGAAAAAAAGAAAAGATGTCGTAAAGATAATTTTAGCTGGCGGAGTTGCTATGCTTCCAGGCCTTATGGATTCATTTAGAGATTATTTTAAAAAAGAAGTTGAGATTGCCAGTCCTTTTTCAGAGATCTTTTTTCCACCCATACTCGAACAAACTTTAAAAGAAATGGGGCCTTCATATGCTATTGCTGTTGGGGCAGCTTTAAGAGGAACAAGAATATAATTTAATAATTAAATTTTTAAAAAAATATTGTGGTTGACATAATACCAAGGCCAGTTGAGCAAGCAGGTAAGTGGCAGAAAACCCTGTTTTATCTTTTAATATTTATTGTTATTGTTTTAATTATCATTTATTTTCTTTTAGCTAATTTAATTCAAAATTCTCAAGTCTATTCCGAAGAACTTGGAATAAAGATTA
The sequence above is a segment of the Patescibacteria group bacterium genome. Coding sequences within it:
- a CDS encoding NUDIX hydrolase, whose protein sequence is MITCFFENNNKAFLRHITVDNIVIKNNEILLVKRASDTPAHPNKYALPGGYLDRNETISQGALREFEEETGYKGKIVSLFRINSNPDRKGEDKQNVDFVYLIEAKEKVSEPDNEISEVVWFDLNNLPKPEEFGFDHYEIIKLYLKHKEKPFSLPIFNL
- a CDS encoding HD domain-containing protein, whose protein sequence is MDKLEQIKQFAEKYLQEEKCSAHNMDHVMRVYANALKLAENEDVDLEVIKIAVLLHDIGGIKERKDKSGNTDHAIESAKLAEPFLKELGYSKDKINHIKGCIISHRYRTQNKPKTLEAKIVFDADKLDTAGAIGIARAFVWVGKNNAHIYKKVDIEEYAKENLGGRLNGRIQDRTKHSPQLNWETKDKHIVDYLYTNKAKEIAKKRLEFSKIFFSKLEKEIQGLE
- a CDS encoding ComF family protein, which gives rise to MNNKLKRFFLDLLFPRACFGCKKEQTYLCQDCESVLEVFYTHQKFKNPQLDDLYFAVSYEKPLIKRLITQFKCQPFVKELSQNLSQLIINHFQLIEFNNHEFNNFLIVPVPLYIKRLKWRGFNQAEELAKYLSEFFKIPLINDVLIKNKQTKLQVELPKEKGKQNIINAFKCINKEKIQNRNILLVDDIYITGSTVTECARILKNSGAKKIIGAVIAIAQP
- the pilM gene encoding type IV pilus assembly protein PilM — protein: MQFLGLFPKKFLGIDIGTSAIKIVELSRWAGRNKLENYGEISASVLYKEPFRTFEKSTLSLLSKDISRAIRAVLKEADIKTKQSVLAIPDFSTFFTSFELPSMSEEELSQAVRSEARRYVPLPLEEVTLDWQILNKETRRKGQRFEILLVTVPNEVINQYKEIASYAELELIGLEAEVFGLIRSLVKKEDKSTISLIDIGARSTTCSIIDKGALKVSHSFDISGDILTERISKALSIDYNKAREFKKEYGISSLINNSEKISIKEVLTPLIALIIREVDKVFKEFYLKKRKDVVKIILAGGVAMLPGLMDSFRDYFKKEVEIASPFSEIFFPPILEQTLKEMGPSYAIAVGAALRGTRI